One region of Melitaea cinxia chromosome 29, ilMelCinx1.1, whole genome shotgun sequence genomic DNA includes:
- the LOC123667913 gene encoding chorion class CA protein ERA.1-like isoform X1, with the protein MCSFAFVLICIQACLIQNAFSQCLGAGPLGPGYGYGPNIAPGLTTPYGLGAGLAPSSFGLAPTALELGAPGPYGIEVAPGYGGTGVGDVAVAGEMPVAGTTIVAGQVPILGAVRFAGDLPAAGTVSIAGSCGCGCGAPYHY; encoded by the exons ATGTGTTCCTTCGCATTTGTCCTGATTTGCATTCAAGCTTGCTTGATTCAG aATGCATTCAGTCAATGCCTCGGCGCTGGACCACTGGGGCCTGGTTATGGATATGGACCCAACATTGCTCCTGGTTTAACCACTCCTTACGGCTTGGGAGCTGGCCTAGCTCCTTCTTCATTTGGTTTAGCCCCTACTGCCCTTGAGTTAGGTGCCCCTGGACCGTATGGTATTGAGGTAGCTCCAGGATACGGTGGCACTGGTGTCGGTGATGTCGCTGTCGCTGGTGAGATGCCAGTCGCTGGCACCACAATTGTTGCTGGACAAGTGCCAATCTTGGGTGCCGTGCGCTTTGCTGGTGACTTACCAGCCGCTGGAACTGTTTCAATCGCTGGTAGTTGCGGCTGTGGATGCGGCGCTCCTTACCACTATTGA
- the LOC123667913 gene encoding chorion class A proteins Ld24-like isoform X2 — protein sequence MQVANAFSQCLGAGPLGPGYGYGPNIAPGLTTPYGLGAGLAPSSFGLAPTALELGAPGPYGIEVAPGYGGTGVGDVAVAGEMPVAGTTIVAGQVPILGAVRFAGDLPAAGTVSIAGSCGCGCGAPYHY from the exons ATGCAAGTCGCA aATGCATTCAGTCAATGCCTCGGCGCTGGACCACTGGGGCCTGGTTATGGATATGGACCCAACATTGCTCCTGGTTTAACCACTCCTTACGGCTTGGGAGCTGGCCTAGCTCCTTCTTCATTTGGTTTAGCCCCTACTGCCCTTGAGTTAGGTGCCCCTGGACCGTATGGTATTGAGGTAGCTCCAGGATACGGTGGCACTGGTGTCGGTGATGTCGCTGTCGCTGGTGAGATGCCAGTCGCTGGCACCACAATTGTTGCTGGACAAGTGCCAATCTTGGGTGCCGTGCGCTTTGCTGGTGACTTACCAGCCGCTGGAACTGTTTCAATCGCTGGTAGTTGCGGCTGTGGATGCGGCGCTCCTTACCACTATTGA
- the LOC123667725 gene encoding chorion class A protein Ld19-like, with translation MSTFAVLLFCAQACLVQNVYSHCHRSPIAPIAASACGSEGRLTSSTSLGYGGIAAPLSLASPLGASSAAAYGGTGVGEIAVGGEMGVIGTTLVAGQVPVLGAVEFGGLLPATGGVSISGSCGCGCNGAYAF, from the exons ATGTCTACCTTCGCCGTTCTTCTCTTCTGCGCCCAAGCTTGCTTGGTACAG AATGTGTACAGCCATTGCCATCGTAGTCCAATAGCACCCATTGCTGCCTCTGCCTGTGGGTCGGAAGGTAGACTGACCTCTTCAACTTCACTGGGTTATGGTGGTATCGCTGCACCTCTTTCTCTTGCCTCTCCACTTGGAGCTTCTTCAGCTGCTGCCTACGGTGGTACTGGCGTTGGTGAAATAGCCGTTGGTGGAGAGATGGGTGTGATTGGTACTACTCTGGTTGCTGGTCAAGTGCCTGTCCTCGGAGCTGTAGAATTTGGAGGTCTCTTGCCAGCAACTGGTGGTGTCTCCATCTCTGGTAGCTGCGGCTGTGGATGCAACGGTGCTTATGCCTTCTAA